The Tigriopus californicus strain San Diego chromosome 5, Tcal_SD_v2.1, whole genome shotgun sequence genome includes a region encoding these proteins:
- the LOC131881295 gene encoding uncharacterized protein LOC131881295: protein MNNELYVKVHQEISPPLFLAFFTLITQVLVVLGNPEAEWSILGSVFAWKVVLFFYFWGFLSLKVPGPKFYGPVSPDGDVPEYATRGTQYFLVSNLLYLSVCFFKPDLCLWIYEDFSSIIAVLNLTALALCAVLFVQAKPRPGDVGLPKMFLYYRGVELHPRILDVDVKQWTNCRVGMLGWSILVTTFCIASNLRNGFAPGPIAHAILLNLYLLKFFYWETGYFNTLDITLDRAGYYLCWGCLCWVQVFYTFCAYYLVYYPSQSTLLGSLSIVVFGLLSLTLNYMADYQKEKFKANKGRCFIWGKPAKYLEVETVGSDGRKKKSTLLLSGFWGMSRHMNYVFELMLAFTWSLPGFQLGIWPFLYFIFLLILLVHRTFRDDKKCQQKYGAGWNKYCLMVPYKMIPYVF, encoded by the exons ATGAATAACGAATTGTACGTGAAGGTGCACCAAGAGATCTCGCCACcgcttttcttggcctttttcaccCTTATAACCCAAGTGTTGGTGGTGCTTGGGAATCCAGAGGCTGAATGGAGTATCTTGGGCTCTGTGTTTGCCTGGAAAGTGGTCCTCTTCTTCTATTTTTGGGGATTTTTATCGCTGAAGGTGCCGGGTCCCAAATTCTACGGACCGGTGTCACCTGATGGAGATGTCCCCGAATACGCAACACGTGGTACCCAATATTTTTTGGTGTCCAATCTCCTCTACTTGAGTGTATGCTTCTTCAAACCTGACTTGTGCCTTTGGATATATGAGGATTTCAGTTCAATAATTGCTGTACTAAATCTCACAGCCTTGGCCTTGTGCGCTGTGCTCTTTGTCCAAGCCAAACCTCGACCAGGAGATGTAGGCCTACCCAAGATGTTCTTGTATTATCGAGGCGTTGAATTGCATCCCCGAATTTTGGACGTGGATGTGAAGCAATGGACCAATTGTCGAGTGGGCATGCTAGGGTGGTCAATCCTGGTGACCACCTTCTGTATTGCCTCTAATTTGCGTAATGGCTTCGCTCCCGGCCCGATTGCCCATGCCATCTTGCTCAACTTGTACTTACTCAAATTCTTCTACTGGGAAACGGGATATTTTAACACCTTGGACATCACTTTGGATCGGGCTGGATATTATCTTTGTTGGGGATGTTTATGCTGGGTGCAG GTGTTTTACACGTTTTGTGCCTACTACTTGGTCTACTACCCGAGTCAAAGCACCTTGCTCGGATCCCTGTccattgttgtttttggtcttttgagTTTGACTCTCAACTACATGGCCGACTACCAAAAGGAAAAGTTTAAAGCCAACAAAGGGAGATGTTTTATTTGGGGAAAGCCGGCCAAGTACTTG GAAGTTGAAACCGTTGGATCCGATGGACGAAAGAAGAAAAGCACATTGCTCCTGAGCGGTTTTTGGGGCATGTCCAGACATATGAATTACGTATTCGAGTTGATGTTGGCCTTTACTTGGAGCCTACCCGGCTTTCAGTTGGGTATTTGGCCTTTCTTGTACTTCATATTCCTGTTGATCTTGCTCGTGCATCGTACATTTCGGGATGACAAGAAGTGCCAGCAGAAGTATGGAGCTGGATGGAACAAATATTGCCTCATGGTTCCCTACAAAATGATTCCTTATGTATTTTAG
- the LOC131881301 gene encoding uncharacterized protein LOC131881301: protein MGCWNFWTLSVLPLAVVLLLVLSHSVIITSGEGIDCFKCVSINGSNPACEDPFHNNYTLDLLERPCLGGRKGRNGLFPASSCIKLTGTYSDGGGRITIRGCALDSGTLTTDTEIIRMSHCGSFYFDERHLHGCVQSCDDVDACNSAPGPGVNTHSWGIFQFLIWPTFLDRLLSHRF from the exons ATGGGTTGCTGGAACTTTTGGACATTATCTGTCCTCCCTTTGGCCGTGGTTTTATTACTGGTTCTGTCCCATTCCGTCATAATAACCTCAG GCGAAGGTATCGATTGTTTCAAGTGCGTCTCAATCAATGGGTCCAATCCTGCCTGTGAAGATCCTTTCCATAATAACTACACCCTGGACTTGCTGGAGCGACCTTGTTTGGGTGGAAGAAAAGGTCGAAACGGGCTTTTCCCGGCGTCGTCTTGCATCAAACTGACTGGAACGTATT CTGATGGAGGTGGGAGGATCACTATTCGTGGATGCGCTCTCGATAGTGGCACTTTGACAACCGACACGGAAATCATTCGAATGTCTCACTGTGGAAGTTTTTACTTCGATGAAAG ACACCTCCATGGTTGCGTCCAAAGTTGTGATGATGTGGATGCTTGCAACTCAGCTCCAGGACCTGGTGTGAATACCCATTCATGGGGGATCTTTCAATTCCTCATCTGGCCCACATTCCTCGACCGACTCTTGAGTCATCGATTTTGA
- the LOC131880763 gene encoding zinc finger and BTB domain-containing protein 32-like, whose amino-acid sequence MNGNHPTTVYLITEPSPLILNSMSVAGTATVGGVDPLFSQATPTHHPPPLSLSLPLSLPAGGGMPAFKGRGGPSNTVTLEYSDVNNRPCLANQTNHPPRPLVMPEWPKTPQIIKELHAGRHFCGLCGKSLANSWGLVTHIKTVHGEKTFNCDLCTRAFKRPDHLNKHVRTIHTTPKTCSRCGLVCSGKEGLVRHNKSRSCQGLKKAKK is encoded by the coding sequence ATGAACGGCAACCATCCCACCACGGTGTACCTGATCACCGAGCCCTCGCCGCTCATTCTCAATTCCATGAGCGTGGCGGGCACGGCCACAGTGGGGGGCGTGGATCCATTGTTCAGTCAGGCCACCCCCACCCACCACCCGCCCCCTTTGTCGCTGTCGTTACCGCTGAGTTTGCCAGCGGGTGGGGGCATGCCCGCCTTTAAAGGTCGTGGCGGCCCCTCTAACACGGTCACCTTAGAGTATAGTGATGTGAATAATCGGCCTTGTTTGGCCAATCAGACCAATCATCCACCTCGGCCTTTAGTGATGCCGGAATGGCCCAAAACGCCGCAAATCATAAAGGAACTCCACGCCGGGCGGCATTTTTGCGGGCTTTGCGGCAAATCATTGGCCAATTCCTGGGGTCTAGTCACTCACATCAAGACCGTGCACGGTGAGAAAACCTTTAACTGCGACCTTTGCACGCGAGCCTTCAAACGACCGGATCATTTGAACAAACACGTGCGCACCATTCACACCACGCCCAAAACTTGTAGCCGCTGCGGTTTGGTGTGCTCGGGCAAAGAAGGACTCGTGCGGCATAACAAGAGCCGATCCtgtcaaggtttgaaaaaggccaaaaaataa